The region ATCAGGAAATCATAACTGGAGGTGCTGACAGCATCGCGGTTCTTGGACGCGGTAAGCATGATGCGCGTGGTCAGGTAGTTCCATTGACCAGCGATTTTCAGCAACTTCCAAGCGTACGGGCGCAGGGTGCTGTCGGTCATGTTGCGGGTGCCGAAGTCGAGCAGTTTTTGGCTGAATTCGCGGACGCATTTACCGCGCGTCATCAGCAATACTTTACGGCCCAGCAGATCCAGCGCCTGAATGCCGGTGGTGCCCTCGTACAAGGTGGAGATGCGCGCGTCACGGGCGATTTGTTCCATGCCGTGCTCGCGGATGTAGCCGTGGCCACCGAATACTTGCATGCCGAGGTTGGCCGCTTCCAAACCTTTCTCGGTGAGGAAGCCTTTCAAGATTGGGGTCAGGAAGCCCAGTTGGCCATCCCAGTACTGTTGTTTTTTCTCGTCATTTTCGAGAATTCCGGAAATCATCTTGTCGGCATATTGCGCAGTGAAATAGAGCATTGCGCGGCCGCCTTCGGCGATGGCTTTCTGAGTCAACAGCATGCGGCGCACGTCACCGTGATGAATCAGCGCATCGGCTACTTGGTCCGGATCTTTCTTGCCGCTCAGCGCGCGCATGGAGCGACGCTCTTTGGCGTAGGCCAGCGCGCCTTGGAACGACAGCTCGGCGTGGCAAACACCCTGCATGGCAGTGCCGATGCGAGCGGAGTTCATGAAGGTGAACATGCACTCAAGGCCTTGGTTTTCCGGCCCGATCAGATAGCCGATGGCGTCATCGAAGTTCATCACGCAGGTGGCGGACGCTTTGATACCCATTTTCTTTTCCAGTGCACCGACGGTGACACCGTTGCTCTCGCCGATTTTGCCCGGCAGGTATTTGGGCACGATGAACAGCGAGATACCGCGGGTGCCCGCCGGCGCGTCCGGCAGGCGGGCCAGAACGATATGCACCACGTTCTCGGTAAGGTCGTGGTCACCGGAAGAAATAAAGATCTTGGTGCCAGTGATCTTGTAGCCGCCGTCACCAGTGGGCACGGCGCGGGTCTTCACCTGGCCGAGGTCGGTGCCGCACTGTGGCTCGGTGAGGCACATGGTGCCACCCCAGGTGCCTTCGGTGAGCGGCGTCAGATAGGTGTCTTTTTGCTCGTCAGTGCCGTGCAGCATGATGGTATTCATGGCACCCAGCGACAGGCCCGGGTACATCGCGAACGACCAGTTGGCGGTGCCAAGCATTTCTTGCTTGAACAGACCCAGCGACATCGGCAGGCCTTGGCCGCCGTATTCCGGCGGATGTGACAGCCCCTGCCAGCCACCGGCGACGTACTCGTTGTAGGCTTCCTTGTAACCTTTCGGTGTGAACACCTGTCCATCTTCCAGACGGCAACCTTCTTCGTCGCCGCTCTGGTACAGCGGTGCGATGGTTTCTTCGCACAGACGTGCACACTCAGAGAGGATCGCATCGACCATGTCCGGCGTGGCGTCGGCGCCGTTCGGCAGGCCTTGGTAATGGCGCTCGTAGTCGAACACTTCGTTGAGCAGGAAGCGCATGTCGCGCATCGGCACTTTGTACTGGGGCATGGAGCTCTCCTGAGGGTGGCTCCGGAGCAGCGGCGCGGGACCGCGCACCCGAAATCGGGAATCCGGAAATTCGGGCGCAGTTATAACGAAAGCAATGTGAACGAGCGTTGACTGGAAAAACCCGGCAACAGGGCGCAAATGAGAATCTGCCGCCGGGCTCCCGCCCGGCGGCAGGCTCAGTGGGCGTGCGGCAACCGGATACCGAACCGGGTCACGCGACCGCCTTCAATCACGCGGGCGCGCAGTCGTAGGCCCACCAGCTCCACCGCATCACCGAGCACTGGTTGGCCGCGGTGGTGTTCTTGGAAGTACTGCTCCAGTGTTAGGGAGGCATCGCGCTCGCTGACGCCGCTGAGGCCGTAATTGTCCAACAAATCCGCTACTGGCACGCTGCTGTTGACGATGAAGTCGCCGTAGAACGTGCGCAGTTCCTGCGGTGAAGCGTGCAGCCACTCACTCATCGGCGTCTGATCGGCGGGCGTGGTCATCAGCGTGAGAATGTCGCCGGCCTGCAGTGTGGTGTGGTCGTCGCACTCCAGCGGCGCGCCGGCGCGCGATAACGCCAGCAGCTGAGTCGTCGGCGGGATCAGATCAAGGCTGCGGCCATCGGCCTTGCTGTCGGCGCCGACTGCATATTGAACAATGAACCGGTCGTCGAGACCGGCCAGTTCCACTTCGTTGATCGGCTGTGCGGCATGGGGCAAGGCCAGCTTCAACGTGCGCGCCAGCGGCCCCAGCGTCATACCCTGCAACAGCAGCGATGCCATCACCACAACGAAGACGATGTTAAAGATTTGCCGACTTTCCTCGATGCCTGCCACCAGCGGGAATACCGCCAGTACTACCGGTACCGCACCCCGCAACCCGGTCCAAGCAATAAAAATTTGCTCGCTCTTCGGATAGTTGAAGGGCTTCAGCAGCAGCCAAGTGGCCAGCGGCCGCGCCACCAGCATTAAGAAGGCGGCGATGCAGAGCCCGGGGACCAATGACTCCAGCATCTCCCGTGGCGTCACCAGCAGCCCCAGCATCAGGAACAGGCCTGATTGCGACAGCCATGCCATGGAGTCCATGGAGCGCAACACGTTGTCGCTGGTGCCTTGGCGCCAGTTGCCGGCCATCAGTCCGGCAATATAGGCCGCCAAGAAGCCGGAGCCGCCAAGCATGTTCGCCAGCGCCCAGATAGTCAGGCCGCCGGTGCAC is a window of Alcanivorax sp. REN37 DNA encoding:
- a CDS encoding acyl-CoA dehydrogenase C-terminal domain-containing protein produces the protein MPQYKVPMRDMRFLLNEVFDYERHYQGLPNGADATPDMVDAILSECARLCEETIAPLYQSGDEEGCRLEDGQVFTPKGYKEAYNEYVAGGWQGLSHPPEYGGQGLPMSLGLFKQEMLGTANWSFAMYPGLSLGAMNTIMLHGTDEQKDTYLTPLTEGTWGGTMCLTEPQCGTDLGQVKTRAVPTGDGGYKITGTKIFISSGDHDLTENVVHIVLARLPDAPAGTRGISLFIVPKYLPGKIGESNGVTVGALEKKMGIKASATCVMNFDDAIGYLIGPENQGLECMFTFMNSARIGTAMQGVCHAELSFQGALAYAKERRSMRALSGKKDPDQVADALIHHGDVRRMLLTQKAIAEGGRAMLYFTAQYADKMISGILENDEKKQQYWDGQLGFLTPILKGFLTEKGLEAANLGMQVFGGHGYIREHGMEQIARDARISTLYEGTTGIQALDLLGRKVLLMTRGKCVREFSQKLLDFGTRNMTDSTLRPYAWKLLKIAGQWNYLTTRIMLTASKNRDAVSTSSYDFLMYSGYAMMAYFWALMAATAAEKIANGGEQPKEFYEAKLATAEFFFEQLLPQAKGHAQSMLNPTKVAMQLKPEHFSFDYE
- a CDS encoding potassium/proton antiporter — its product is MENIDVIILAGAMVLFIGLLLGTLSPRVGVPTLLAFLAVGIAAGEDGIGKIQFEDVDTVFLISNLALAIILLDGGLRTRLEHFRVALKPALTLATLGVVLPAALTGAFATWLLGVDWRIGLLVGGIIGSTDAAAVFSMIRSSGVRLNERVSSTLEMESGLNDPMAIFITVMLIELITNPAMSWGLQTLGMLVQQFGVGVLMGILLGIALAELLVRVRGNEGLHALLLCTGGLTIWALANMLGGSGFLAAYIAGLMAGNWRQGTSDNVLRSMDSMAWLSQSGLFLMLGLLVTPREMLESLVPGLCIAAFLMLVARPLATWLLLKPFNYPKSEQIFIAWTGLRGAVPVVLAVFPLVAGIEESRQIFNIVFVVVMASLLLQGMTLGPLARTLKLALPHAAQPINEVELAGLDDRFIVQYAVGADSKADGRSLDLIPPTTQLLALSRAGAPLECDDHTTLQAGDILTLMTTPADQTPMSEWLHASPQELRTFYGDFIVNSSVPVADLLDNYGLSGVSERDASLTLEQYFQEHHRGQPVLGDAVELVGLRLRARVIEGGRVTRFGIRLPHAH